From Amphiprion ocellaris isolate individual 3 ecotype Okinawa chromosome 10, ASM2253959v1, whole genome shotgun sequence, one genomic window encodes:
- the LOC118469767 gene encoding uncharacterized protein LOC118469767, translating into MRDGTRKSVSRDMKHDILQKLAEEMYKFSAYPQDEHFTTVAAALIAKHPCLAEPGSPMGCYGWKNSLKFKMGNFRSKLRRCGIADVVVNGNKRAQQNPDGDPPRKNLKRPRRSETNFLPDLPLGQDASMLERSRQLLENEMKKRFPDVALVNQLMSQTFSLRRKEIVEEQPSVKQMLGRWPALFRKQQVFAEFTRVASQDLEQDFFESLDRHTPRFLEIFKSKGGMVGRTLAEILAQVETRTRDVRVMRTAVLRCLPVFLGDDGSEFFKVCFDSHATADVTQVPVGVLTVIPEDSQLPGPHALPLEPSSTAIILEGIIVMDDIESHAQAFCILFGLIYALHLDYPKRLKNTFDFIQRVMLNIGYGHLRPKLQSLKNALLQ; encoded by the exons ATGAGAGATGGCACACGCAAGTCAGTTTCACGAGACATGAAGCATGACATTCTGCAGAAACTAGCTGAGGAGATGTACAAGTTCTCGGCTTACCCACAAGATGAACACTTCACAACTGTTGCTGCAGCACTGATTGCCAAGCACCCTTGCCTTGCTGAGCCAGGGTCACCCATGGGCTGCTATGGATGGAAGAATagtttaaaattcaaaatgggAAATTTCCGTTCCAAACTTCGCAGATGTGGAATTGCAGATGTGGTAGTCAATGGTAATAAGAGAGCACAGCAGAACCCAGATGGTGACCCACCTCGAAAAAACCTGAAGAGACCCAGAAGAAGTGAGACAAACTTTCTGCCAGATCTTCCGCTTGGTCAGGATGCATCAATGCTTGAAAGGTCTAGACAGCtgcttgaaaatgaaatgaagaaaaggtTCCCAGATGTAGCACTTGTGAATCAGCTGATGAGCCAGACCTTCTCTTTAAGACGCAAAGAAATTGTGGAAGAGCAGCCCTCTGTGAAACAGATGTTGGGACGGTGGCCAGCCCTCTTCAGAAAACAACAG GTCTTTGCAGAATTCACAAGAGTGGCAAGCCAAGATCTTGAGCAAGACTTCTTTGAGTCGTTGGACCGACATACCCCACGTTTCCTGGAGATCTTCAAATCAAAAGGTGGAATGGTTGGAAGGACGCTTGCAGAGATTCTTGCCCAGGTTGAAACAAGG ACCCGTGATGTCAGAGTCATGAGGACTGCTGTCCTGCGATGTCTTCCAGTTTTCCTTGGGGATGATGGAAGTGAATTTTTCAAAGTCTGCTTT GACTCTCATGCCACTGCAGATGTCACACAGGTACCGGTTGGGGTATTGACTGTGATACCTGAAGACAGTCAGCTGCCAGGTCCACATGCCCTGCCCCTCGAACCATCCAGCACTGCCATCATACTAGAAGGTATTATCGTCATGGATGACATTGAAAGCCACGCACAagctttttgcattttatttggacTCATATACGCTCTTCATCTGGATTATCCAAAACGACTGAAGAACACCTTTGATTTTATTCAGAGGGTGATGCTTAACATCGGTTACGGTCACCTGAGGCCAAAACTTCAGAGCTTGAAAAATGCTCTTTTGCAGTAG
- the phc3 gene encoding polyhomeotic-like protein 3 isoform X1: protein MDGQSPGEKQGDTNKIVATTSAAVAMATVSSSSTTCTQSPSTSLSIIPSDRQAVQVIQHAIHRPQSMAAQYLHQMYAAQQQHLMLQTAALQQHQHPSHLQSLATIQQASVCQRQLPSSSSGSLVQPAGVSQNSITLPASPVTAQLIGRTQTSTAAATTISQQAMLLGSRPANCNQAQMYLRTQMLILTPAATVAAVQSDLPAVTSCSSLPTSSQVQNLALHAHLPGALTTARSVILKPSTQSQALSPAASMSKTAICALKANQLPDASTEIGPPDIPQMASGAQIITPAYSPVHTHTVVKQQLSCPTGQRVAHHQLILQQATGGAPSHRQLQPIALRVAPQDTTSNPLPLSVKRLTTPSSQAQSRNDPPAMSPSVPSSTSQFASTAQTSIPAATIQPQPPPLVAAPQRRTLFPQVQNQPPPPPPPLVLPRLPQNPTSSLHRLSLHSVQALAVQSGQIMLTEQELPVAEALVQMPYQNLPPPQTVAVDLKVHPVRHNETPTVGQTYKVNGLSSEDRKDPPSPQRERTPPPQTVSPKKNGAVMCSSSVATSHSVIRSPQVEELSQLTSSSSNLSPPSPPLPPSILPAAVRGPSQPPSAPASLPGSPDRTLTSHVLTHLVEGFVIREGMEPFPVGPSSLLADQQASLPESQEIQNNGDAAEDSPLDPDQSDSTDSEMENDGPAADVAELQESVAVVLQCEYCGSRGYAHTFVRSKRFCSMTCVRRFSVSCTKRITVLRAGRWDHRPMGRRGRPPSRVNGASREHFLRQAHGPFGSEEAQQSSQREEEEQQPQEEEEEQPPVPMTTRLRKQAERQREREREQTMTETITVSDGEEDVSSPSQWNVEQVFSYISTLPGGLDVAEEFRSQEIDGQALLLLTEDHLVNTMNLKLGPALKLCAHINSLKDA, encoded by the exons ATGGACGGCCAGAGCCCAGGAGAGAAGCAGGGGGACACTAATAAGATAGTAGCCACCACATCAGCAGCtgtcgccatggcaacagtcAGCTCCAGCAGCACCACGTGCACCCAATCGCCCTCTACTTCCCTCAGCATCATTCCGTCAGATAGACAGGCAGTCCAG GTGATCCAGCATGCCATCCACAGACCTCAGAGCATGGCAGCCCAGTATCTGCATCAGATGTATGCagcccagcagcagcacctcATGCTGCAGACAGCAGCcctgcagcagcaccagcacCCCTCCCATTTGCAAAGTCTGGCCACGATACAACAG GCCTCGGTTTGTCAGAGACAGTTGCCTTCTTCATCCAGCGGCAGTTTGGTTCAGCCTGCTGGTGTTTCCCAAAACTCA ATCACTTTACCAGCATCTCCAGTGACAGCACAGCTGATTGGCCGAACTCAGACATCCACTGCTGCTGCAACCACTATATCCCAGCAGGCCATGCTCCTGGGAAGCAGACCAGCCAACTGTAACCAAGCTCAGATGTACCTTCGAACTCAGATG cttATTCTAACTCCTGCAGCCACGGTGGCTGCAGTTCAGTCAGACCTTCCTGCTGTgacctcctgctcctctttacCTACCTCCTCACAA GTGCAGAATCTGGCTCTGCATGCTCATTTGCCTGGAGCTCTGACCACAGCCCGCAGTGTCATCTTAAAGCCATCCACTCAATCCCAAGCTCTGTCTCCAGCTGCTTCTATGTCCAAGACAGCAATCTGTGCACTGAAGGCCAACCAGCTGCCTGATGCTTCAACAGAAATAGGACCACCTGATATCCCGCAGATGGCTTCAGGAGCCCAGATCATAACCCCAG CTTACTCTCCAGTGCACACCCACACTGTAGTGAAGCAGCAGCTGTCGTGCCCCACAGGCCAGCGGGTGGCGCACCACCAGCTCATCCTCCAGCAGGCCACAGGAGGAGCTCCCAGCCACAGACAGCTCCAGCCCATTGCCCTCAGAGTAGCACCCCAAGATACCACCTCCAaccctcttcctctttctgttaaAAGACTGACCACTCCCAGCTCCCAGGCACAATCACGTAATGACCCCCCAGCCATGTCTCCCTCTGTTCCTTCTTCCACTAGCCAGTTTGCATCAACAGCTCAGACCTCAATCCCAGCTGCCACAATTCAGcctcagcctcctcctctgGTGGCTGCTCCGCAGCGTCGGACTTTGTTCCCACAAGTGCAGAACcagcctccacctcctcctccacctctggtTCTCCCCAGACTGCCCCAAAACCCAACATCCTCTCTCCACAGACTGTCCCTGCACTCAGTCCAGGCTTTGGCCGTTCAGTCCGGACAGATAATGCTTACAGAGCAGGAGCTGCCTGTGGCGGAGGCTCTGGTCCAGATGCCCTACCAGAACCTGCCACCTCCTCAGACAGTGGCTGTTGATCTGAAAGTGCATCCAGTCAGGCACAATGAAACTCCAACG GTGGGGCAGACATACAAAGTGAATGGACTAagctcagaggacaggaaaGATCCTCCAAGTCCACAAAGAGAGAGGACGCCTCCACCTCAAACTGTGTCCCCTAAGAAGAACGGTGCAG TGATGTGTTCATCCTCCGTCGCCACCAGTCACTCAGTGATCAGGTCACCACAGGTGGAGGAGCTCTCCCAgctcaccagcagcagcagcaacctctctcctccatctcctcctctacctccatccatcctccctgCTGCAGTAAGAGGCCCCAGCCAGCCCCCCTCTGCCCCAGCCAGCCTCCCTGGAAGCCCTGATAGGACCCTGACATCCCACGTCCTCACACACCTTGTAGAGGGCTTTGTCATCCGGGAGGGCATGGAGCCGTTCCCA GTGGGTCCATCCTCACTGTTAGCGGACCAGCAGGCTTCACTTCCTGAATCCCAGGAGATACAGAACAACGGGGATGCAGCAGAGGACAGTCCTCTGGATCCTGACCAGTCAGATTCAACAGACTCTGAGATGGAAAATGATGGGCCTGCAGCAGATG TTGCAGAGCTCCAGGAGAGTGTGGCAGTTGTGCTGCAGTGTGAGTACTGTGGAAGCAGAGGTTATGCTCACACATTTGTGCGCTCCAAACGTTTCTGCTCCATGACGTGTGTCCGAAG GTTCAGTGTGAGCTGCACCAAGCGGATCACGGTGCTGCGAGCAGGCCGCTGGGATCACAGGCCGATGGGCAGGAGAGGACGACCTCCCAGCAGAGTCAATGGAGCCTCCAGAGAACATTTTCTGAGACAG GCTCATGGGCCGTTTGGCTCAGAGGAGGCCCAGCAGAGTTcacagagggaggaagaggagcagcagccccaggaggaggaggaagagcagccTCCAGTTCCCATGACTACCAGGCTCCGTAAGCAGGCCGAGAGACAGCGAGAAAGGGAAAGAGAGCAGACGATGACGGAAACAATCACTGTTTCTGATGGAGAAGAAGACGTCAGCTCTCCGTCTCAGTGGAACGTGGAGCAAGTGTTTTCATACATCAGCACCCTGCCAg
- the phc3 gene encoding polyhomeotic-like protein 3 isoform X2: MDGQSPGEKQGDTNKIVATTSAAVAMATVSSSSTTCTQSPSTSLSIIPSDRQAVQVIQHAIHRPQSMAAQYLHQMYAAQQQHLMLQTAALQQHQHPSHLQSLATIQQASVCQRQLPSSSSGSLVQPAGVSQNSITLPASPVTAQLIGRTQTSTAAATTISQQAMLLGSRPANCNQAQMYLRTQMLILTPAATVAAVQSDLPAVTSCSSLPTSSQVQNLALHAHLPGALTTARSVILKPSTQSQALSPAASMSKTAICALKANQLPDASTEIGPPDIPQMASGAQIITPAYSPVHTHTVVKQQLSCPTGQRVAHHQLILQQATGGAPSHRQLQPIALRVAPQDTTSNPLPLSVKRLTTPSSQAQSRNDPPAMSPSVPSSTSQFASTAQTSIPAATIQPQPPPLVAAPQRRTLFPQVQNQPPPPPPPLVLPRLPQNPTSSLHRLSLHSVQALAVQSGQIMLTEQELPVAEALVQMPYQNLPPPQTVAVDLKVHPVRHNETPTVGQTYKVNGLSSEDRKDPPSPQRERTPPPQTVSPKKNGAVMCSSSVATSHSVIRSPQVEELSQLTSSSSNLSPPSPPLPPSILPAAVRGPSQPPSAPASLPGSPDRTLTSHVLTHLVEGFVIREGMEPFPVGPSSLLADQQASLPESQEIQNNGDAAEDSPLDPDQSDSTDSEMENDGPAADELQESVAVVLQCEYCGSRGYAHTFVRSKRFCSMTCVRRFSVSCTKRITVLRAGRWDHRPMGRRGRPPSRVNGASREHFLRQAHGPFGSEEAQQSSQREEEEQQPQEEEEEQPPVPMTTRLRKQAERQREREREQTMTETITVSDGEEDVSSPSQWNVEQVFSYISTLPGGLDVAEEFRSQEIDGQALLLLTEDHLVNTMNLKLGPALKLCAHINSLKDA, from the exons ATGGACGGCCAGAGCCCAGGAGAGAAGCAGGGGGACACTAATAAGATAGTAGCCACCACATCAGCAGCtgtcgccatggcaacagtcAGCTCCAGCAGCACCACGTGCACCCAATCGCCCTCTACTTCCCTCAGCATCATTCCGTCAGATAGACAGGCAGTCCAG GTGATCCAGCATGCCATCCACAGACCTCAGAGCATGGCAGCCCAGTATCTGCATCAGATGTATGCagcccagcagcagcacctcATGCTGCAGACAGCAGCcctgcagcagcaccagcacCCCTCCCATTTGCAAAGTCTGGCCACGATACAACAG GCCTCGGTTTGTCAGAGACAGTTGCCTTCTTCATCCAGCGGCAGTTTGGTTCAGCCTGCTGGTGTTTCCCAAAACTCA ATCACTTTACCAGCATCTCCAGTGACAGCACAGCTGATTGGCCGAACTCAGACATCCACTGCTGCTGCAACCACTATATCCCAGCAGGCCATGCTCCTGGGAAGCAGACCAGCCAACTGTAACCAAGCTCAGATGTACCTTCGAACTCAGATG cttATTCTAACTCCTGCAGCCACGGTGGCTGCAGTTCAGTCAGACCTTCCTGCTGTgacctcctgctcctctttacCTACCTCCTCACAA GTGCAGAATCTGGCTCTGCATGCTCATTTGCCTGGAGCTCTGACCACAGCCCGCAGTGTCATCTTAAAGCCATCCACTCAATCCCAAGCTCTGTCTCCAGCTGCTTCTATGTCCAAGACAGCAATCTGTGCACTGAAGGCCAACCAGCTGCCTGATGCTTCAACAGAAATAGGACCACCTGATATCCCGCAGATGGCTTCAGGAGCCCAGATCATAACCCCAG CTTACTCTCCAGTGCACACCCACACTGTAGTGAAGCAGCAGCTGTCGTGCCCCACAGGCCAGCGGGTGGCGCACCACCAGCTCATCCTCCAGCAGGCCACAGGAGGAGCTCCCAGCCACAGACAGCTCCAGCCCATTGCCCTCAGAGTAGCACCCCAAGATACCACCTCCAaccctcttcctctttctgttaaAAGACTGACCACTCCCAGCTCCCAGGCACAATCACGTAATGACCCCCCAGCCATGTCTCCCTCTGTTCCTTCTTCCACTAGCCAGTTTGCATCAACAGCTCAGACCTCAATCCCAGCTGCCACAATTCAGcctcagcctcctcctctgGTGGCTGCTCCGCAGCGTCGGACTTTGTTCCCACAAGTGCAGAACcagcctccacctcctcctccacctctggtTCTCCCCAGACTGCCCCAAAACCCAACATCCTCTCTCCACAGACTGTCCCTGCACTCAGTCCAGGCTTTGGCCGTTCAGTCCGGACAGATAATGCTTACAGAGCAGGAGCTGCCTGTGGCGGAGGCTCTGGTCCAGATGCCCTACCAGAACCTGCCACCTCCTCAGACAGTGGCTGTTGATCTGAAAGTGCATCCAGTCAGGCACAATGAAACTCCAACG GTGGGGCAGACATACAAAGTGAATGGACTAagctcagaggacaggaaaGATCCTCCAAGTCCACAAAGAGAGAGGACGCCTCCACCTCAAACTGTGTCCCCTAAGAAGAACGGTGCAG TGATGTGTTCATCCTCCGTCGCCACCAGTCACTCAGTGATCAGGTCACCACAGGTGGAGGAGCTCTCCCAgctcaccagcagcagcagcaacctctctcctccatctcctcctctacctccatccatcctccctgCTGCAGTAAGAGGCCCCAGCCAGCCCCCCTCTGCCCCAGCCAGCCTCCCTGGAAGCCCTGATAGGACCCTGACATCCCACGTCCTCACACACCTTGTAGAGGGCTTTGTCATCCGGGAGGGCATGGAGCCGTTCCCA GTGGGTCCATCCTCACTGTTAGCGGACCAGCAGGCTTCACTTCCTGAATCCCAGGAGATACAGAACAACGGGGATGCAGCAGAGGACAGTCCTCTGGATCCTGACCAGTCAGATTCAACAGACTCTGAGATGGAAAATGATGGGCCTGCAGCAGATG AGCTCCAGGAGAGTGTGGCAGTTGTGCTGCAGTGTGAGTACTGTGGAAGCAGAGGTTATGCTCACACATTTGTGCGCTCCAAACGTTTCTGCTCCATGACGTGTGTCCGAAG GTTCAGTGTGAGCTGCACCAAGCGGATCACGGTGCTGCGAGCAGGCCGCTGGGATCACAGGCCGATGGGCAGGAGAGGACGACCTCCCAGCAGAGTCAATGGAGCCTCCAGAGAACATTTTCTGAGACAG GCTCATGGGCCGTTTGGCTCAGAGGAGGCCCAGCAGAGTTcacagagggaggaagaggagcagcagccccaggaggaggaggaagagcagccTCCAGTTCCCATGACTACCAGGCTCCGTAAGCAGGCCGAGAGACAGCGAGAAAGGGAAAGAGAGCAGACGATGACGGAAACAATCACTGTTTCTGATGGAGAAGAAGACGTCAGCTCTCCGTCTCAGTGGAACGTGGAGCAAGTGTTTTCATACATCAGCACCCTGCCAg
- the phc3 gene encoding polyhomeotic-like protein 3 isoform X3 produces the protein MDGQSPGEKQGDTNKIVATTSAAVAMATVSSSSTTCTQSPSTSLSIIPSDRQAVQVIQHAIHRPQSMAAQYLHQMYAAQQQHLMLQTAALQQHQHPSHLQSLATIQQASVCQRQLPSSSSGSLVQPAGVSQNSITLPASPVTAQLIGRTQTSTAAATTISQQAMLLGSRPANCNQAQMYLRTQMVQNLALHAHLPGALTTARSVILKPSTQSQALSPAASMSKTAICALKANQLPDASTEIGPPDIPQMASGAQIITPAYSPVHTHTVVKQQLSCPTGQRVAHHQLILQQATGGAPSHRQLQPIALRVAPQDTTSNPLPLSVKRLTTPSSQAQSRNDPPAMSPSVPSSTSQFASTAQTSIPAATIQPQPPPLVAAPQRRTLFPQVQNQPPPPPPPLVLPRLPQNPTSSLHRLSLHSVQALAVQSGQIMLTEQELPVAEALVQMPYQNLPPPQTVAVDLKVHPVRHNETPTVGQTYKVNGLSSEDRKDPPSPQRERTPPPQTVSPKKNGAVMCSSSVATSHSVIRSPQVEELSQLTSSSSNLSPPSPPLPPSILPAAVRGPSQPPSAPASLPGSPDRTLTSHVLTHLVEGFVIREGMEPFPVGPSSLLADQQASLPESQEIQNNGDAAEDSPLDPDQSDSTDSEMENDGPAADVAELQESVAVVLQCEYCGSRGYAHTFVRSKRFCSMTCVRRFSVSCTKRITVLRAGRWDHRPMGRRGRPPSRVNGASREHFLRQAHGPFGSEEAQQSSQREEEEQQPQEEEEEQPPVPMTTRLRKQAERQREREREQTMTETITVSDGEEDVSSPSQWNVEQVFSYISTLPGGLDVAEEFRSQEIDGQALLLLTEDHLVNTMNLKLGPALKLCAHINSLKDA, from the exons ATGGACGGCCAGAGCCCAGGAGAGAAGCAGGGGGACACTAATAAGATAGTAGCCACCACATCAGCAGCtgtcgccatggcaacagtcAGCTCCAGCAGCACCACGTGCACCCAATCGCCCTCTACTTCCCTCAGCATCATTCCGTCAGATAGACAGGCAGTCCAG GTGATCCAGCATGCCATCCACAGACCTCAGAGCATGGCAGCCCAGTATCTGCATCAGATGTATGCagcccagcagcagcacctcATGCTGCAGACAGCAGCcctgcagcagcaccagcacCCCTCCCATTTGCAAAGTCTGGCCACGATACAACAG GCCTCGGTTTGTCAGAGACAGTTGCCTTCTTCATCCAGCGGCAGTTTGGTTCAGCCTGCTGGTGTTTCCCAAAACTCA ATCACTTTACCAGCATCTCCAGTGACAGCACAGCTGATTGGCCGAACTCAGACATCCACTGCTGCTGCAACCACTATATCCCAGCAGGCCATGCTCCTGGGAAGCAGACCAGCCAACTGTAACCAAGCTCAGATGTACCTTCGAACTCAGATG GTGCAGAATCTGGCTCTGCATGCTCATTTGCCTGGAGCTCTGACCACAGCCCGCAGTGTCATCTTAAAGCCATCCACTCAATCCCAAGCTCTGTCTCCAGCTGCTTCTATGTCCAAGACAGCAATCTGTGCACTGAAGGCCAACCAGCTGCCTGATGCTTCAACAGAAATAGGACCACCTGATATCCCGCAGATGGCTTCAGGAGCCCAGATCATAACCCCAG CTTACTCTCCAGTGCACACCCACACTGTAGTGAAGCAGCAGCTGTCGTGCCCCACAGGCCAGCGGGTGGCGCACCACCAGCTCATCCTCCAGCAGGCCACAGGAGGAGCTCCCAGCCACAGACAGCTCCAGCCCATTGCCCTCAGAGTAGCACCCCAAGATACCACCTCCAaccctcttcctctttctgttaaAAGACTGACCACTCCCAGCTCCCAGGCACAATCACGTAATGACCCCCCAGCCATGTCTCCCTCTGTTCCTTCTTCCACTAGCCAGTTTGCATCAACAGCTCAGACCTCAATCCCAGCTGCCACAATTCAGcctcagcctcctcctctgGTGGCTGCTCCGCAGCGTCGGACTTTGTTCCCACAAGTGCAGAACcagcctccacctcctcctccacctctggtTCTCCCCAGACTGCCCCAAAACCCAACATCCTCTCTCCACAGACTGTCCCTGCACTCAGTCCAGGCTTTGGCCGTTCAGTCCGGACAGATAATGCTTACAGAGCAGGAGCTGCCTGTGGCGGAGGCTCTGGTCCAGATGCCCTACCAGAACCTGCCACCTCCTCAGACAGTGGCTGTTGATCTGAAAGTGCATCCAGTCAGGCACAATGAAACTCCAACG GTGGGGCAGACATACAAAGTGAATGGACTAagctcagaggacaggaaaGATCCTCCAAGTCCACAAAGAGAGAGGACGCCTCCACCTCAAACTGTGTCCCCTAAGAAGAACGGTGCAG TGATGTGTTCATCCTCCGTCGCCACCAGTCACTCAGTGATCAGGTCACCACAGGTGGAGGAGCTCTCCCAgctcaccagcagcagcagcaacctctctcctccatctcctcctctacctccatccatcctccctgCTGCAGTAAGAGGCCCCAGCCAGCCCCCCTCTGCCCCAGCCAGCCTCCCTGGAAGCCCTGATAGGACCCTGACATCCCACGTCCTCACACACCTTGTAGAGGGCTTTGTCATCCGGGAGGGCATGGAGCCGTTCCCA GTGGGTCCATCCTCACTGTTAGCGGACCAGCAGGCTTCACTTCCTGAATCCCAGGAGATACAGAACAACGGGGATGCAGCAGAGGACAGTCCTCTGGATCCTGACCAGTCAGATTCAACAGACTCTGAGATGGAAAATGATGGGCCTGCAGCAGATG TTGCAGAGCTCCAGGAGAGTGTGGCAGTTGTGCTGCAGTGTGAGTACTGTGGAAGCAGAGGTTATGCTCACACATTTGTGCGCTCCAAACGTTTCTGCTCCATGACGTGTGTCCGAAG GTTCAGTGTGAGCTGCACCAAGCGGATCACGGTGCTGCGAGCAGGCCGCTGGGATCACAGGCCGATGGGCAGGAGAGGACGACCTCCCAGCAGAGTCAATGGAGCCTCCAGAGAACATTTTCTGAGACAG GCTCATGGGCCGTTTGGCTCAGAGGAGGCCCAGCAGAGTTcacagagggaggaagaggagcagcagccccaggaggaggaggaagagcagccTCCAGTTCCCATGACTACCAGGCTCCGTAAGCAGGCCGAGAGACAGCGAGAAAGGGAAAGAGAGCAGACGATGACGGAAACAATCACTGTTTCTGATGGAGAAGAAGACGTCAGCTCTCCGTCTCAGTGGAACGTGGAGCAAGTGTTTTCATACATCAGCACCCTGCCAg